One Aegilops tauschii subsp. strangulata cultivar AL8/78 chromosome 7, Aet v6.0, whole genome shotgun sequence genomic window carries:
- the LOC141027229 gene encoding uncharacterized protein — protein MVAAKISNEPTFCIKKMLLEHTCPTQSEKTRISSKWLGNKMLETIRSEPNTTVPAIVDKVKRQFGVEVPKMMAWRAKRKAKEIVLGDHKRQYKRLRDYLETVKATNPGSRCIVATVSGKTRENPTAGPRPFIGLDGCFIKLTSGAQILAATGRDANNNMYPIAFGVVGVEDTPNWSWFLTQLKYALGGTEEGKFGKYTFMSDRQKGLLNAVTAVFPSCPHRYCLRHIYANFQRAGFRGEDLKKCMDAAAYAYTEHDFQLAMESMKAECKETWEWMSRIPAKAWSRHAMDTNCKTDLVVNNLGEVFNKYILDVRNKPIVTMINGIKDKLLVRYQQKREGGLVARWEIAPTYVEKLEMNKRFARDCKSLIAGPSLFQVSSGDKTYSVDTNLKTCGCKKWDISGIPCNHGCSAIYRSKQLREDHVNVFFKKAMYLESYKPIIYPVPGPDCWVKTATPDIDPPQFKEDKKGPAEEKRKKGRFEPPQAKQTSRMATITCSNCKLQGHKYTSCAKPLRPDLQIRKNKHMENRTAPAWQQGGSSTSGTTTPRGASYASASRGSFAAASRGKSGRAAATSARAAATGTRAAGSSARPANSSPSGAGTAAARRGAKTGARSFNPPRTTAEASTSQPTGNRSKRTRYMSKRMEGYFYASGNY, from the exons ATGGTTGCAGCAAAGATCAGTAATGAGCCCACTTTCTGCATTAAGAAGATGTTATTGGAGCACACATGTCCCACCCAATCTGAGAAGACAAGGATCAGCTCAAAGTGGCTTGGCAACAAAATGCTTGAAACTATCAGATCAGAGCCCAACACTACTGTACCTGCTATAGTTGACAAGGTAAAGAGGCAGTTTGGTGTTGAGGTGCCCAAGATGATGGCATGGAGAGCAAAGAGGAAAGCAAAGGAGATTGTGCTTGGAGATCACAAGAGGCAATACAAGAGGCTGAGAGATTATTTGGAGACTGTGAAAGCTACAAATCCTGGATCAAGATGCATTGTTGCTACCGTGAGTGGAAAAACAAGAGAAAATCCTACTGCAGGACCAAG GCCATTCATAGGCCTAGATGGTTGTTTCATTAAGTTGACTAGTGGGGCACAAATACTAGCTGCTACTGGAAGGGATGCAAACAACAATATGTACCCCATAGCATTTGGAGTGGTTGGAGTTGAAGACACACCAAACTGGTCTTGGTTTTTGACTCAACTGAAGTATGCCCTAGGAGGGACTGAAGAGGGAAAATTTGGGAAGTATACATTCATGTCTGATAGACAGAAG GGTCTGTTGAATGCAGTCACAGCAGTCTTTCCAAGCTGCCCTCATAGGTACTGCTTGAGGCACATTTATGCCAACTTTCAGAGAGCAGGATTCAGAGGAGAAGACTTGAAGAAATGCATGGATGCAGCTGCATATGCTTACACTGAACATGACTTTCAGTTGGCAATGGAGAGCATGAAGGCTGAGTGTAAGGAAACTTGGGAGTGGATGTCAAGGATTCCTGCAAAAGCTTGGTCAAGACATGCAATGGATACTAACTGCAAAACTGATCTGGTGGTCAATAACTTAGGTGAAGTTTTTAATAAGTACATACTTGATGTAAGGAACAAGCCAATTGTCACCATGATCAATGGGATCAAGGACAAACTTCTGGTAAGGTATCAGCAAAAGAGAGAGGGTGGACTAGTTGCAAGATGGGAAATTGCACCAACTTATGTTGAGAAGTTAGAGATGAACAAGAGATTTGCAAGGGACTGCAAATCATTGATAGCTGGACCAAGTCTTTTCCAAGTGAGTAGTGGGGACAAGACCTACTCTGTTGACACTAACCTGAAAACATGTGGCTGTAAGAAGTGGGACATCTCTGGAATTCCTTGCAACCATGGTTGTTCTGCCATCTACAGGTCCAAACAACTACGAGAGGACCATGTAAATGTGTTCTTCAAAAAGGCTATGTACTTGGAGTCATACAAGCCTATAATTTACCCAGTTCCTGGTCCTGATTGTTGGGTGAAAACTGCAACTCCTGACATTGACCCACCTCAGTTCAAAGAAGACAAGAAGGGACcagcagaagaaaaaaggaagaaaggcAGGTTTGAGCCTCCTCAAGCAAAGCAAACATCAAGGATGGCTACAATAACTTGTAGTAACTGCAAGTTGCAGGGCCACAAATACACAAGCTGTGCAAAGCCATTGAGGCCAGATCTGCAAATCAGGAAGAACAAACACATG GAAAACAGGACAGCCCCTGCATGGCAGCAAGGTGGAAGCTCAACATCTGGTACAACAACTCCTAGGGGTGCAAGCTATGCATCTGCTTCAAGGGGTTCTTTTGCTGCTGCTTCAAGGGGCAAATCTGGTAGAGCTGCTGCTACATCTGCTAGAGCTGCTGCTACAGGCACTAGAGCTGCTGGTTCATCTGCTAGACCTGCAAATTCTTCTCCTTCTGGTGCTGGTACTGCTGCTGCAAGGAGAGGTGCAAAAACAGGTGCAAGAAGCTTCAATCCTCCAAGAACTACTGCAGAAGCTTCAACTAGCCAGCCAACAGGAAATAGGTCCAAAAGGACAAGATACATGAGCAAAAGGATGGAGGGGTACTTCTATGCCAGTGGGAACTACTGA